From a region of the Panicum virgatum strain AP13 chromosome 2K, P.virgatum_v5, whole genome shotgun sequence genome:
- the LOC120694458 gene encoding stress-response A/B barrel domain-containing protein UP3-like, translated as MICLKAFSSPLHLPTLRRLAPSSSSLRVAAAAMSSSAVAAPVEHIVLLKVRPEAVASGAAAAMVSTLQALATQVPGLAYIHAGPVLRLRSPAAEALGPTHLLHSRYATKQDLATYAAHPAHVAAVQGHVLPNALDTTAIDWVNAAELPSPVNPGSAVRLTLAKVKEGVEVPQLVEKVAAATKAAGEAKGAKVSLGENFSPARAKGYQFGMVAVFDSVEELDAVEGDGKVEEAKAAVRPLLDEVLVLDFVAGPAAGEAPTPASL; from the coding sequence ATGATTTGCCTCAAAGCCTTCTCATCCCCTCTCCACCTCCCGacgctccgccgcctcgccccttcctcttcctccctccgcgtcgccgccgccgccatgtcctCCTCCGCGGTCGCCGCCCCGGTCGAGCACATCGTGCTCCTCAAGGTCCGTCCGGAGGCGGTCGcctcgggcgccgccgcggcgatggTCTCCACGCTGCAGGCGCTCGCCACGCAGGTCCCGGGCCTGGCCTACATCCACGCGGGCCccgtcctccgcctccgctcccCGGCCGCCGAGGCGCTGGGCCCCACGCACCTCCTCCACTCCCGCTACGCCACCAAGCAGGACCTGGCGACCTACGCGGCGCACCCGGCGCACGTGGCCGCCGTGCAGGGGCACGTGCTCCCCAACGCGCTCGACACCACCGCCATCGACTGGGTCAACGCCGCGGAGCTCCCGTCCCCCGTGAATCCCGGCAGCGCCGTGCGGCTCACGCTCGCCAAGGTGAAGGAGGGGGTGGAGGTCCCGCAGCTCGTGGAGAAGGTGGCCGCGGCGACCAAGGCCGCCGGGGAGGCCAAGGGCGCCAAGGTGAGCCTCGGGGAGAACTTCTCCCCCGCGCGGGCCAAGGGGTACCAGTTCGGAATGGTGGCGGTGTTCGACAGCGTGGAGGAGCTCGACGCGGTGGAAGGGGACGGTAAGGTGGAGGAGGCCAAGGCCGCGGTCAGGCCGCTGCTCGACGAGGTCCTGGTCCTGGACTTCGTTGCCGGGCCTGCTGCCGGCGAGGCtccaacgccggcgagcctctgA
- the LOC120694456 gene encoding probable small nuclear ribonucleoprotein G, with translation MSRSGQPPDLKKYMDKKLQIKLNANRVVIGTLRGFDQFMNLVVDNTVEVNGNDKNDIGMVVIRGNSVVMIETLEPVAKAQ, from the exons ATGAGTCGGTCGGGGCAGCCTCCGGATCTTAAGAA GTACATGGACAAGAAGCTCCAAA TCAAGCTGAACGCAAACCGTGTTGTCATTGGCACTCTGCGTGGATTTGATCAGTTCATGAATCTGGTCGTGGACAACACAGTGGAGGTCAATGGAAACGACAAGAATGACATTGGGATGGTG GTTATCAGGGGGAATAGTGTTGTCATGATCGAAACCCTTGAACCGGTTGCCAAAGCTCAGTGA
- the LOC120694459 gene encoding uncharacterized protein LOC120694459, with the protein MADDQPRRFFDPLHQLVKTQYGPEAGASCDICLSKLAGLGGHSCSACNIDLHDACAGYFKETTSFFAHPWHTLKLSRIPHPSASSPVRWSCDLCLEECRPGSFVYRCIQCLFDVHPLCTMLPQTIRSPLHPEHDLRMVPSGGNYCSACEKSLPVWRYVCGGHCVVRLHIDCVSGETTTSAGQGDAAAADATGANGSHTAGRRPRRRTVIAKFLLKTSFRIAVNAATGGLGSPVLDVLAAIFN; encoded by the coding sequence ATGGCGGATGATCAACCAAGGCGCTTCTTCGATCCACTGCACcagcttgtgaagacgcagtaCGGCCCTGAGGCCGGGGCTTCCTGCGACATCTGCCTATCCAAGCTCGCCGGCCTTGGCGGCCACAGCTGCAGCGCCTGCAACATCGACCTCCACGATGCGTGCGCCGGTTACTTCAAAGAGACAACCTCCTTCTTCGCGCACCCGTGGCACACCCTCAAGCTAAGCCGCATCCCACACCCCAGTGCCAGTAGCCCCGTTAGGTGGAGCTGCGACCTCTGCTTGGAGGAGTGTCGCCCAGGAAGCTTCGTGTACCGCTGCATCCAGTGCCTGTTTGACGTGCACCCTCTGTGCACGATGCTCCCTCAGACGATCCGTAGCCCTCTCCACCCCGAGCATGACCTCCGCATGGTTCCTTCAGGCGGAAACTACTGCTCGGCGTGCGAGAAGAGTTTACCCGTGTGGCGCTACGTCTGCGGCGGCCATTGTGTGGTGCGGCTGCACATCGACTGTGTCTCCGGCGAGACGACGACAAGTGCTGGCCAGGGCGACGCCGCGGCTGCTGATGCCACCGGAGCTAACGGCAGCCATACTGCCGGCAGAAGGCCCAGACGCCGTACTGTCATAGCCAAGTTTCTCCTCAAGACGAGCTTCCGTATCGCGGTCAACGCAGCAACCGGCGGCTTGGGATCGCCGGTGCTCGACGTCCTGGCCGCGATCTTCAATTAA
- the LOC120694454 gene encoding PHD finger protein ALFIN-LIKE 9-like, which produces MDPGYNPRTVEEVFRDFKGRRAGIIRALTTDLEDFFQQCDPEKENLCLYGFPNENWEVNLPAEEVPPELPEPALGINFARDGMQEKDWLSMVAVHSDAWLLSVAFYFGARFGFDRNDRKRLFGMINELPTTFEVVSGKSKIKAPPSNNNHSNTKSKSNNKTKSSEPKVKQPKPPAAPQVKAEDPAPAEESPAAEEEGGGGGVSEGEHGETLCGACGESYGPDKFWICCDICEKWFHGKCVKITAAKAEHIKQYKCPACTGGGGGGSKRARPS; this is translated from the exons ATGGACCCAGGGTACAACCCCAGGACGGTGGAGGAGGTGTTCCGGGACTTCaagggccgccgcgccgggatAATCCGCGCGCTCACCACCG ATTTGGAGGATTTCTTCCAGCAATGCGACCCGG AAAAGGAAAACCTGTGCCTGTATGGGTTTCCCAATGAGAATTGGGAAGTAAACTTGCCTGCAGAAGAGGTGCCACCTGAGCTCCCAGAGCCAGCATTGGGCATCAACTTCGCACGAGACGGAATGCAAGAAAAAGATTGGTTATCCATGGTTGCTGTGCACAGTGATGCTTGGTTGCTTTCTGTTGCATTTTACTTTGGTGCTCGATTCGGCTTCGATAGAAATGACAG GAAGCGCCTGTTTGGTATGATTAATGAACTCCCCACGACTTTTGAAGTTGTTAGTGGGAAGAGTAAAATCAAGGCACCACCGAGTAATAATAACCATAGCAATACCAAATCCAAGTCCAACAACAAAACG AAATCATCGGAGCCTAAGGTGAAGCAGCCGAAGCCGCCGGCGGCACCCCAGGTGAAGGCAGAAGACCCTGCCCCTGCAGAGGAAAGCCCAGCTGCTGAGGAggaaggtggtggcggcggtgtcAGCGAGGGTGAGCACGGGGAGACACTCTGCGGCGCATGCGGGGAAAGCTACGGCCCTGACAAGTTCTGGATCTGCTGCGACATCTGCGAGAAGTGGTTCCATGGCAAGTGCGTCAAGATCACGGCAGCCAAAGCCGAGCATATCAAGCAGTACAAGTGCCCGGCCTGCacgggcggtggtggcggcggcagcaagcGAGCCCGCCCGTCATAA
- the LOC120694455 gene encoding 40S ribosomal protein S3-2-like has translation MATTHAISKKRKFVADGVFFAELNEMLTRELAEDGYSGVEVRVTPMRTEIIIRATRTQNVLGEKGRRIRELTSVVQKRFNFPEGGVELYAEKVNNRGLCAIAQAESLRYKLLGGLAVRRACYGVLRFVMESGAKGCEVIVSGKLRAQRAKSMKFKDGYMISSGHPVNLYIDSAVRHVLLRQGVLGIKVKIMLDWDPKGKQGPTMPLPDLVTIHPPKEEDELLRPLAPEIPVA, from the exons ATGGCGACCACTCACGCGATCAGCAAGAAGCGGAAG TTCGTGGCGGATGGCGTGTTCTTCGCGGAGCTTAACGAGATGCTCACCCGTGAGCTCGCCGAGGACGGCTACTCCGGCGTCGAGGTCCGTGTCACCCCCATGCGCACCGAGATCATAATCCGCGCCACCCGCACCCAGAACGTCCTCG GCGAGAAGGGCAGGAGGATCAGGGAACTGACTTCTGTGGTTCAGAAGCGCTTCAACTTCCCGGAGGGCGGCGTCGAGCTCTATGCCGAGAAGGTGAACAACCGCGGCCTCTGCGCCATTGCCCAGGCTGAGTCACTCCGCTACAAGCTCCTCGGTGGACTCGCCGTCAGAAG GGCATGCTATGGTGTTCTACGGTTTGTCATGGAGAGTGGTGCCAAAGGCTGTGAG GTTATTGTTAGTGGGAAGCTCAGGGCCCAACGTGCTAAATCCATGAAGTTCAAGGATGGATACATGATCTCTTCTGGCCATCCTGTCAACCTATATATTGACTCAGCTGTGAGGCATGTTCTCCTGAGACAG GGTGTGCTTGGTATCAAGGTAAAGATTATGCTCGACTGGGATCCAAAGGGCAAGCAAGGGCCAACCATGCCTTTACCTGATCTTGTTACAATTCACCCCCCAAAGGAAGAGGATGAGCTCTTGAGGCCCCTTGCACCAGAAATCCCAGTTGCTTAA